The window ACCCTCCAGAACCCGTCAAACCAAGCTTTAATGCAGTAAATGAAGCCCAACAGGAAAGGGAAACCTTAATTAATCAAGCTGAAGCAGATTATAATCGGATTATTCCGAGAGCTAGAGGAGAAGCTGAAGAAACCATACAATTGGCTGAAGCCTATGCGTTGACAAGAGTAAATGGAGCCCGAGGGGAAGCAGAGAGATTTAACTCAATTTTCAATGCTTATATCAAATCTCCTGAAGTGACCAAACAAAGGATTTATTTGGAGACGCTTGAAAAAGTACTACCAAAAATTGGCAACAAAATCATCACTGATGAAAAAGGAAGTAACGTACTGCCATTACTGAACCTTAATAAAGCTGCAGCAACTACACCATAAGTAAAGTACCCCTTTCACAATTAACCTCATCAAAGCATGAAAAAAAGTAATTTATTCTATATAATATTGGTTGTAGTCGCCGTGATTTTATCCGCTCAAAGCGTTTTTATACTAGACGAAACCCAACAAGCCATAGTCACTCAGTTTGGCAAACCTGTAGGTGAACCAAGAACCAGCCCGGGAGTAAATATTGTGGTTCCGTTTATTCAGAAAGTACAATTTTTTGACAAACGATACCTTGAGTGGGATGGCGACAAAAATCAAGTACCCACAAAAGACAAAAAGTATATTTTTGTGGACACTTATGCCCGCTGGGAAATAACCAATCCTCTTCAATTTTTCATCCGATTGAGGGATGAGAGGTCGGCTCAGTCAAGGCTTGATGATATTCTTGACGGAGAAACAAGAAATGCAATCGCCAACCATAACCTACTTGACATTGTCCGGTCTACCAACAGAGAACCTGAAGTAACCGAGGAATTTATGGAGGAGCTTGAAATACTTGAAGAAATAGAAGTAGGTAGAGACAAAATAGAAGACATTATCTTACAGAAAGCCAATGAAAGAACTTCTGATCTAGGGGTAAGGATATTGGATTTCCGCTTTAAAAGAATGAACTACGTAGACGAAGTAAGAGATAGGGTTTACGATAGAATGATAAGTGAAAGAAACAGAATTGCTGACCAATTCAGGTCAGAAGGACAAGGAGAAGCCAGAAAAATTCTCGGTGACAAAGAAAGAGATTTAGCTCAAATTCAATCAGAAGCTCAAAGACAAGCAGAGGAAATAAGAGGTCGTGCAGACGCGGAAGCCACTGAAATTTATGCTTCTGCCTATAATCAAAACAGGCAATCCATCGACCTGTACAAATTTCTTCGATCTATGGAAGCCCTTGAAAACTCCCTAGATGAAGAAACAAACTTGGTAATTTCTTCTGATAGTGACTTGTTCAAATACCTAAAACAAATGAATTAATCACCGCTATATCTATTGATGAAAATTTGCCTTAGCACCAAGGTAGGCCAGCACTACTTGAAAGTAAAAGATGGGTTTAATGCCGATTTGTTTAAGGCATTAAACCCTCCTTTTCCTCCCGTAAAGTTGCTTCGGTTTGACGGATCTTCACCGGGGGACTTGGTGAGCTTAGCGCTAAATTTTATTTTTTTCAAGCAGGAGTGGACCAGTAAAATTACAGCTGATCATTTGGATGAAAAAGAATATTTTTTCGTTGATGAAGGGATAAAGCTTCCTTTCTTTCTCAAAAAATGGCGGCATAAACACCGGATAGTTGCCAATGGTGTTGACCAAAGTACAATTATTGATGAAATAACGTTTTCTACTCCAAACCGACTTTTGGATTATCTCATGTATCCGGTCTTGTATTTTCAGTTTTCATTGAGAAAACCCATTTATAAAAAGGTTTTTTCCAAAGATTAAGCTCCTCAAAAAAGATTAGAAAAAAGCCACCTACTGCAGGGCATGGTTAATGAACCGGCAAGTTTTCACAATTTCGAATCTGACAATCGCCATACAGTACAAGTGAATGGCTGGTAATATGAGAGGAAAAAGCATTTCCCATTTCTTCTTTAATCAGGTTGATCCTTTCGTCAGAAAATTCCAATATTTTCCTGCACTGATTGCAGACATAGTGGTCGTGATGTTTGTAGGTAAGAGCTTGCTCATACAAGGCCACTTTGTCTTTAAACTGGTGCTTTACCGCCAACCCACACTCCACTAACAAATCAAGCGTATTGTAAATGGTTGCCCTGCTTATGGAATAACCATTGTTTCGCATTCTTAAAAACAAACCTTCAACATCAATATGCTCATCCTGTGGCAAAGCATATAACTCATCGATTACCGAAAACCGC of the Cyclobacterium marinum DSM 745 genome contains:
- the hflC gene encoding protease modulator HflC; the encoded protein is MKKSNLFYIILVVVAVILSAQSVFILDETQQAIVTQFGKPVGEPRTSPGVNIVVPFIQKVQFFDKRYLEWDGDKNQVPTKDKKYIFVDTYARWEITNPLQFFIRLRDERSAQSRLDDILDGETRNAIANHNLLDIVRSTNREPEVTEEFMEELEILEEIEVGRDKIEDIILQKANERTSDLGVRILDFRFKRMNYVDEVRDRVYDRMISERNRIADQFRSEGQGEARKILGDKERDLAQIQSEAQRQAEEIRGRADAEATEIYASAYNQNRQSIDLYKFLRSMEALENSLDEETNLVISSDSDLFKYLKQMN
- a CDS encoding SRPBCC family protein; the protein is MKICLSTKVGQHYLKVKDGFNADLFKALNPPFPPVKLLRFDGSSPGDLVSLALNFIFFKQEWTSKITADHLDEKEYFFVDEGIKLPFFLKKWRHKHRIVANGVDQSTIIDEITFSTPNRLLDYLMYPVLYFQFSLRKPIYKKVFSKD
- a CDS encoding Fur family transcriptional regulator: MAEKSIIEKAKKIFENYLVRQGSRKTPERFSVIDELYALPQDEHIDVEGLFLRMRNNGYSISRATIYNTLDLLVECGLAVKHQFKDKVALYEQALTYKHHDHYVCNQCRKILEFSDERINLIKEEMGNAFSSHITSHSLVLYGDCQIRNCENLPVH